A single Stutzerimonas stutzeri DNA region contains:
- a CDS encoding phage holin family protein: METKYADDAPAPSLKKMGSAFADLLQGHLELLGIEIQEERTRIFKLFLLASISLILGLLILVGLSAAIVIAFWDSNPIAAILVLCVLYAVSLAVCISRAVRIARESASPFQATVEELARNRERLLP; encoded by the coding sequence ATGGAAACCAAGTACGCCGACGACGCGCCAGCGCCCTCGCTGAAGAAAATGGGCAGCGCGTTCGCTGACCTGCTGCAAGGGCATCTGGAGCTGCTCGGAATAGAGATCCAGGAAGAAAGGACGCGGATATTCAAGCTCTTTCTTCTCGCCAGTATCAGCCTGATACTCGGGCTGCTGATCCTGGTCGGCCTTTCAGCGGCAATCGTGATCGCCTTCTGGGACAGCAATCCTATCGCGGCGATCCTGGTGCTCTGCGTGCTGTACGCGGTTTCCCTTGCGGTCTGCATCAGCCGCGCCGTCCGTATCGCCAGGGAAAGCGCCTCGCCCTTCCAGGCAACGGTCGAGGAACTGGCCCGCAATCGGGAGCGTTTACTGCCATGA
- a CDS encoding DUF883 family protein, producing MSIESTFGTSDNTPIPDASTGTTASPLVDKSAHRRNLQAAQNALIEEFHTLIGDTERLLKHTQETAGTQTEELRGKISANLDRARQMLKEQEGTLREQSQAAIQCTEEYVHTHPWQSLGIAAGVGFLFGLITRR from the coding sequence ATGTCTATCGAATCCACCTTTGGCACCAGCGACAACACCCCCATTCCTGATGCATCCACGGGAACGACCGCCTCCCCGCTGGTCGATAAATCCGCACACCGCCGCAACCTCCAGGCTGCACAAAACGCGCTCATCGAAGAGTTCCATACGCTGATTGGCGATACCGAGCGCTTGCTCAAGCACACGCAGGAAACCGCGGGTACCCAGACCGAAGAGCTGCGCGGCAAGATCAGCGCCAACCTCGATCGTGCCCGTCAGATGCTCAAGGAGCAGGAAGGCACCTTGCGCGAGCAAAGCCAGGCGGCCATCCAGTGCACCGAGGAGTATGTCCATACTCACCCGTGGCAATCGCTCGGCATTGCCGCAGGCGTCGGCTTTCTCTTCGGCTTGATCACCCGCCGCTGA
- a CDS encoding OprD family porin, with amino-acid sequence MLKTPIARGVALATLGATLAIPTMAQAAFLEDSKASLELRNFYHNSDNRQDGAPQSKAEEWGQGFILNFQSGYTEGTVGFGVDAIGLLGLKLDSSPDRTGTGLLPTNDDGYAPDDYGRIGGAAKARISKTTLKVGEMIPKLPTILPSDSRLLPQTFRGGMLTSEEIQGLTASFGRMTETSLRSEAGFADMEMSNGGAGGVASDKFDFASLKYQWNKELTTSYDYGNLDKNYKQHIFNVIHVLPLGEKQSLKSDIRYARSTDDGNTNVDNKAFGAMFTYSLGGHSFGAAYQDMSGNTGYPYLSGGDAFLVNYVMIDPTFADPNERSYQLRYDYNFAALGVPGLTFMTRYLKGEDIGANRNGKEWERNTDIGYVLQSGSLKNLGVKLRNGTYRGEGREIDQTRFIVSYTIPLM; translated from the coding sequence ATGCTCAAGACCCCAATCGCCCGGGGCGTGGCCCTTGCCACTCTGGGAGCAACACTGGCCATCCCTACCATGGCTCAAGCTGCATTTTTAGAAGACAGCAAGGCCAGCCTGGAGCTGCGCAACTTCTACCACAACTCAGACAACCGCCAGGATGGCGCCCCACAGTCCAAAGCTGAAGAGTGGGGCCAAGGCTTCATCCTCAACTTTCAGTCCGGCTATACCGAGGGCACTGTCGGCTTCGGCGTCGACGCGATCGGCCTGCTGGGCCTGAAACTCGATTCCAGCCCGGATCGCACCGGCACAGGTCTGCTGCCCACCAATGACGATGGCTATGCGCCGGATGACTACGGCCGTATTGGCGGCGCCGCGAAAGCCCGTATCTCCAAGACCACGCTGAAAGTCGGCGAGATGATCCCGAAGCTTCCGACTATTCTGCCGAGCGACTCGCGCCTGCTGCCGCAGACCTTCCGCGGCGGCATGCTGACATCCGAAGAGATCCAGGGACTGACCGCCTCCTTCGGCCGCATGACCGAAACCAGCTTGCGCAGCGAAGCCGGTTTTGCGGATATGGAAATGTCCAATGGCGGGGCTGGTGGTGTAGCTTCTGACAAGTTCGATTTCGCCAGCTTGAAGTATCAGTGGAACAAGGAACTGACCACTTCTTACGATTACGGCAATCTGGACAAGAACTACAAGCAGCACATCTTCAACGTGATCCATGTATTGCCGCTGGGCGAGAAGCAATCGCTCAAGAGCGACATTCGCTACGCTCGCTCTACCGACGATGGCAACACCAACGTCGATAACAAGGCATTCGGCGCAATGTTCACCTACAGCCTGGGCGGCCACTCATTCGGCGCAGCCTATCAGGACATGAGCGGCAATACCGGCTACCCCTACCTGTCTGGCGGCGACGCGTTCCTGGTGAACTACGTCATGATCGACCCCACCTTCGCCGATCCGAACGAAAGGTCCTATCAGCTGCGTTATGACTATAACTTCGCAGCCTTGGGCGTGCCGGGCCTGACCTTCATGACCCGGTATTTGAAAGGCGAAGACATCGGTGCCAACCGCAACGGCAAAGAGTGGGAACGCAATACCGATATCGGCTACGTTCTGCAGAGCGGTTCTCTGAAGAACCTGGGCGTGAAGCTGCGTAACGGCACCTACCGTGGCGAAGGTCGCGAGATCGATCAGACTCGCTTCATCGTCAGCTACACCATTCCGCTGATGTAA
- a CDS encoding glutaredoxin family protein, producing MHLPECQLFGTLGCHLCEQAEATILPLVEHGLLVELVDIADRPEWVDDYGLRIPVLRRVDTGAELDWPFEVEQVVWFLRR from the coding sequence ATGCACCTTCCCGAATGCCAGTTGTTTGGAACGCTGGGTTGCCACCTGTGCGAGCAGGCCGAGGCGACTATTCTCCCGTTGGTAGAACATGGCTTGCTCGTCGAACTGGTGGATATAGCGGACAGGCCGGAGTGGGTCGACGATTATGGGCTGCGCATACCGGTGCTTCGGCGAGTCGATACCGGCGCTGAACTGGACTGGCCATTCGAAGTAGAACAGGTCGTGTGGTTCTTGCGGCGGTAG
- a CDS encoding YgdI/YgdR family lipoprotein, with protein MRAATGPALALLVGLTLLAGCSNPSVITLNDGREIQTLDSPEYDDEAGFYEFEGLDGNPGRVNKDQVRTVKEL; from the coding sequence ATGCGCGCAGCAACCGGACCCGCCTTGGCACTACTGGTCGGCCTGACCCTTCTTGCGGGCTGCTCGAACCCCAGCGTCATCACCCTTAACGATGGCCGCGAAATCCAGACGCTGGACAGCCCCGAATATGATGACGAAGCCGGCTTCTATGAGTTCGAAGGTCTCGACGGCAACCCGGGCAGGGTCAACAAGGATCAGGTTCGTACCGTCAAGGAACTCTGA
- the mobA gene encoding molybdenum cofactor guanylyltransferase MobA, with protein MHERTLADCSILLLAGGRGQRMGGQDKGLVDWHGKPLVAWPYRIARPLTDDLLLSCNRNQQHYAAYADRLVGDDEPDFPGPLAGIRAGLAAARHRWLMVVPCDAPMIDEELLVQLHDTALAGPATPVMARRGGQWEPLFCVMPISLAPAIENAWQAGERSNRKILLALHARALDLERNDPRLANLNSPDLLGAQTPPPGT; from the coding sequence ATGCACGAACGCACGCTTGCCGATTGCTCGATTCTGCTGCTGGCCGGCGGCCGTGGCCAGCGGATGGGCGGACAGGACAAGGGGCTGGTGGACTGGCACGGCAAGCCGCTCGTGGCGTGGCCGTATCGCATCGCCCGCCCCTTGACGGATGACCTGCTGCTGTCCTGCAACCGCAACCAACAGCATTACGCCGCGTATGCCGATCGGCTCGTCGGCGACGACGAACCCGATTTCCCCGGTCCCCTTGCCGGCATACGCGCAGGCCTTGCGGCGGCTCGCCATCGGTGGCTGATGGTCGTACCGTGCGACGCGCCAATGATCGACGAGGAGTTACTCGTCCAACTCCATGACACGGCGCTTGCCGGGCCCGCCACCCCGGTGATGGCGCGACGAGGCGGGCAATGGGAACCGCTGTTCTGCGTCATGCCGATCAGCCTTGCACCCGCTATCGAGAACGCCTGGCAAGCCGGAGAGCGCAGCAATCGGAAAATACTGCTTGCGCTGCATGCGCGCGCCCTGGATCTCGAACGCAACGACCCCCGGCTGGCCAACCTGAACTCGCCCGACCTGCTCGGCGCACAAACGCCTCCACCGGGAACTTAG
- the moaB gene encoding molybdenum cofactor biosynthesis protein B produces the protein MNHLADQSFVPLNIAVLTVSDTRTAQTDTSGQLLVDRLLAAGHRLAARVLLKDDLYRIRAQVASWIAEDTVQVVLITGGTGFTARDSTPEAVGCLLDKQVDGFGELFRQISVSDIGSSTVQSRALAGLSNSTLVCCLPGSTNACRTAWDGILAEQLDARHRPCNFVPHLKQAEPCESRS, from the coding sequence ATGAACCACCTTGCTGATCAATCCTTCGTGCCGTTGAACATTGCTGTCCTGACGGTAAGTGATACCCGCACGGCGCAGACCGATACTTCCGGGCAACTGCTCGTCGACCGCCTGCTCGCGGCCGGGCATCGGCTGGCTGCTCGCGTGTTGCTCAAGGACGATCTGTATCGGATTCGTGCGCAAGTCGCGAGCTGGATCGCCGAGGATACGGTGCAGGTGGTGCTGATCACCGGAGGGACGGGGTTCACGGCGCGCGACAGCACGCCGGAAGCCGTTGGCTGCCTGCTCGACAAGCAGGTCGATGGATTCGGTGAGCTGTTTCGCCAGATATCGGTCAGCGATATCGGCAGCTCGACGGTCCAGTCCAGGGCGCTGGCCGGTCTGTCGAACTCGACGCTGGTCTGCTGTTTGCCGGGATCGACCAACGCCTGCCGGACCGCCTGGGATGGCATCCTCGCCGAGCAGCTCGATGCACGGCATCGTCCGTGCAACTTCGTGCCCCATCTCAAGCAGGCTGAACCCTGCGAGAGCCGTTCGTGA
- the glp gene encoding gephyrin-like molybdotransferase Glp: MAGESPALMPVEQALEALLRQAEAAPIEDVESVSIDDADGRILAEPVIATLNLPPWPNSAMDGYAVREADLVGQPLRVCQKIFAGTQPAPLEPGCCARIFTGAPMPEGADSVEMQENVEVLADGRVRFVEPVRRGQHVRPLGGEAQVGDEVLAAGVRLGPIELGLAASLGVARLKVTRKLRVALLSTGDELVDPGETLQPGQIYNSNRVLLHHWLQRLGCEVVDVGIVPDDHARVRQCLAGMHQADLMLSTGGVSVGEADFLGQVLREEGQLTLWKLAIKPGKPLTCGHYRGVPVIGLPGNPASTLVTFGLLARPYLLRRMGARQVEPLSVEVPAGFNWTKPGKRREYLRARLESGRVELYANQSSSILRSAAWADGLVEVREHSLVKEGDPVRFIAFAQLLG, encoded by the coding sequence ATGGCGGGGGAATCGCCCGCGCTGATGCCAGTGGAGCAGGCGCTCGAAGCGCTGCTCAGGCAGGCGGAAGCTGCGCCGATCGAGGACGTGGAGAGCGTCTCGATCGACGATGCCGATGGCCGGATATTGGCCGAACCCGTGATCGCCACGCTGAACCTGCCGCCATGGCCAAACAGTGCGATGGACGGGTATGCCGTTCGCGAAGCGGACCTGGTCGGGCAGCCGCTCCGAGTCTGCCAGAAGATTTTCGCCGGCACCCAGCCGGCGCCGCTGGAGCCCGGATGTTGCGCCCGAATCTTCACGGGGGCGCCGATGCCCGAGGGCGCCGACAGCGTCGAGATGCAGGAAAACGTCGAGGTGCTTGCCGATGGCCGCGTGCGTTTTGTCGAGCCGGTACGGCGTGGACAGCACGTCCGCCCCCTCGGCGGTGAAGCGCAGGTGGGCGACGAAGTGCTTGCTGCGGGTGTGCGCCTGGGGCCGATTGAGTTGGGGCTTGCTGCTTCATTGGGTGTCGCGCGCCTGAAAGTGACGCGAAAGCTCAGGGTGGCGCTCCTTTCCACCGGCGATGAACTGGTCGATCCGGGCGAAACGCTGCAGCCCGGGCAGATCTATAACAGCAATCGCGTGTTGTTACATCACTGGCTGCAACGCTTGGGCTGCGAGGTCGTGGATGTCGGCATTGTGCCGGACGATCATGCCCGGGTTCGTCAATGCCTGGCCGGCATGCATCAGGCTGACCTGATGCTTTCCACCGGTGGCGTGTCGGTTGGTGAAGCCGATTTCCTCGGCCAGGTCCTTCGGGAGGAGGGGCAGCTGACACTCTGGAAACTGGCAATCAAGCCAGGCAAGCCGCTGACATGCGGTCACTACCGAGGGGTCCCCGTCATTGGACTGCCTGGCAATCCGGCCTCCACCTTGGTCACCTTCGGTCTGCTGGCGCGGCCGTATCTGTTGCGAAGGATGGGCGCGCGGCAGGTCGAGCCGTTAAGCGTTGAGGTGCCGGCGGGCTTCAACTGGACCAAGCCTGGAAAGCGACGTGAATATCTTCGGGCGCGTCTCGAGTCGGGCAGGGTGGAGCTTTACGCCAACCAGAGTTCATCGATCCTGCGCAGCGCAGCCTGGGCGGATGGATTGGTCGAGGTTCGCGAACACAGCCTGGTGAAAGAGGGTGATCCGGTGCGATTCATCGCCTTCGCCCAACTGCTTGGCTAG
- a CDS encoding acyltransferase family protein: MQERNAWVDYAKAIGIILVVYGHVARGVFNAGLPMDEDNYLLVDSIIYSFHMPLFFFLSGLFFYDSLMKRGKAGLIVNKVDTVVYPFIVWSLLQGLIEVVLSNYTNGDVTLGQVFSLLWSPRAQFWFLYALFLVFVVCSFVYARADRRYFLPILLVFGALYVFKQDLAMGNIGRFIFGNAVFFALGIWFNEIKAYFLARYVPLTLFFGTLFVVGQYLFHITFGLNWEVGGVPVLALATVSIFFMIALSMWLGRVRMQWLLFIGASSMTIYLMHILAGSGVRVILGSFMGIDSIAVHLLVGTLVGLTAPLLAQLIITRYDLYWLLAPPKSWSATRLRTRRAVAH, from the coding sequence ATGCAGGAGAGAAATGCCTGGGTCGATTACGCCAAAGCCATCGGGATCATTCTGGTGGTCTATGGACACGTTGCCCGCGGGGTGTTCAACGCCGGTCTGCCGATGGATGAAGACAACTATCTCCTGGTCGACAGCATCATCTACAGCTTCCATATGCCGCTGTTTTTCTTCCTGTCGGGGTTGTTTTTCTACGACTCACTGATGAAGCGTGGAAAAGCCGGTCTGATCGTCAACAAAGTGGATACGGTCGTCTATCCGTTCATCGTGTGGTCGTTGTTGCAGGGCCTGATCGAGGTGGTGTTGTCGAACTACACCAACGGTGACGTGACGTTGGGGCAAGTGTTTTCGCTGCTCTGGTCGCCCCGCGCGCAGTTCTGGTTCCTCTACGCGTTGTTCCTGGTCTTCGTTGTCTGCTCATTCGTCTATGCCCGGGCGGACCGCCGTTACTTCCTGCCGATACTGCTGGTATTCGGCGCGCTCTATGTATTCAAGCAAGACCTGGCGATGGGCAATATCGGCCGGTTCATCTTCGGCAATGCCGTGTTTTTCGCGCTCGGCATATGGTTCAACGAGATCAAAGCGTATTTTCTGGCCCGCTATGTTCCGCTGACGTTGTTCTTCGGGACGCTGTTCGTCGTCGGGCAGTACCTGTTCCACATCACCTTCGGCTTGAACTGGGAAGTCGGTGGCGTGCCGGTGCTCGCGCTGGCGACGGTTTCGATCTTTTTCATGATCGCGCTGTCGATGTGGCTGGGGCGGGTAAGGATGCAATGGCTGCTGTTCATCGGCGCGTCTTCGATGACGATCTACCTGATGCATATCCTTGCCGGAAGTGGCGTTCGGGTCATTCTCGGCAGCTTCATGGGGATTGACTCGATTGCCGTGCACCTGCTGGTCGGGACGCTGGTCGGGCTGACGGCTCCGCTGCTCGCTCAGCTCATCATCACGCGTTATGACCTTTACTGGCTGCTGGCCCCTCCGAAGTCGTGGTCCGCGACCCGCCTGCGGACGCGCAGGGCCGTGGCGCACTGA
- a CDS encoding I78 family peptidase inhibitor, which translates to MQAKRSAALALCSLMLIGCQTSPSDPAPLPQDTTGRCDAAAVQGLVGERATPALLDQARRESGAATARVLRPGDVVTLEYNAQRLNLTTDESLHIQRIGCG; encoded by the coding sequence ATGCAAGCCAAACGCTCAGCGGCCCTGGCGCTGTGCAGCCTCATGCTCATCGGCTGCCAGACATCCCCATCGGACCCCGCGCCGCTACCACAGGACACGACCGGGCGGTGCGACGCAGCAGCTGTGCAGGGCCTGGTCGGCGAACGCGCCACGCCGGCACTGCTCGATCAGGCCCGCCGTGAAAGCGGGGCTGCGACGGCGCGCGTTCTTCGGCCTGGCGACGTGGTCACGCTGGAATACAACGCGCAACGGCTGAACCTGACGACAGACGAGTCGCTGCACATTCAGCGGATCGGCTGCGGCTGA
- a CDS encoding PA2779 family protein, which produces MFNSSMMKRLASLLAAMHFMLFAQIPLAQAAMIGTPEIIAEQQQQVDRQQLLTMLEDEEVQKKLVSMGVERDQVEQRINSLTPAELAQFNQQLDQAPAGAGVVGIIVLFLVIFIITDLLCATNIFNFVNCINR; this is translated from the coding sequence ATGTTCAACTCGTCCATGATGAAGCGTTTGGCCAGCCTGTTGGCAGCGATGCATTTCATGCTGTTCGCACAGATACCGCTGGCACAGGCGGCCATGATTGGCACCCCGGAAATCATTGCCGAACAGCAACAGCAGGTCGATCGGCAGCAATTGCTGACGATGCTTGAAGACGAAGAGGTTCAGAAGAAGCTGGTATCGATGGGCGTCGAGCGCGATCAGGTCGAACAGCGGATCAATAGCCTGACGCCGGCGGAACTCGCGCAGTTCAATCAGCAACTGGATCAGGCACCGGCCGGTGCCGGTGTGGTCGGCATTATCGTGCTGTTCCTGGTGATCTTCATCATCACCGACCTGCTGTGCGCCACCAACATCTTCAACTTCGTCAACTGTATCAACCGTTGA
- a CDS encoding PA2778 family cysteine peptidase, which produces MIRRLALLFAAVLLGGCARTPIVPIDVAGLPERVELQTVPFFPQQDYQCGPAALATMLTQRGIDTGPEELVSRVYLPQRKGSLQVEMVAAARAHDLLVYPLEPRLQAVLSEVAAGNPVLVLQNLAFDRWPQWHFAVVVGYDLAAQSLVLRSGTTRRWTGSFRQFERSWAKGNRWAVVTVEPDRLPRTAQETVWLKAASDLEQTGRAAAALSAYETAAEHWSSGLSWFALANARYAQGDKAAAERALRTSVQRDASFAPGWFNLGQLLAERGCGTQAFAAQACATQLAPEDERFKAQRPAPRNTADACEAAPACPVQ; this is translated from the coding sequence TTGATACGGCGACTGGCCCTGCTGTTTGCCGCCGTCCTGCTCGGGGGGTGCGCGCGAACGCCGATCGTTCCGATTGACGTCGCGGGCCTTCCCGAACGGGTCGAGTTGCAAACGGTTCCCTTCTTCCCTCAGCAAGACTATCAATGCGGGCCAGCGGCGCTTGCCACGATGCTTACGCAACGCGGCATCGATACGGGCCCCGAAGAGCTGGTCAGCCGAGTCTACCTGCCGCAACGCAAGGGCAGCCTGCAGGTGGAGATGGTCGCTGCGGCGCGCGCTCACGATCTGCTGGTTTATCCGTTGGAACCGCGTCTGCAGGCGGTGCTGTCCGAAGTGGCCGCGGGAAACCCCGTGCTGGTGCTGCAGAACCTTGCCTTCGATCGCTGGCCGCAGTGGCATTTCGCGGTCGTGGTGGGATACGACCTGGCGGCGCAGAGCCTGGTACTGCGATCGGGCACGACCCGACGCTGGACCGGCAGTTTTCGGCAATTCGAGCGAAGCTGGGCCAAGGGCAATCGCTGGGCAGTGGTGACAGTCGAGCCCGACCGGTTACCGCGCACGGCTCAGGAAACGGTGTGGCTGAAGGCGGCGAGCGACCTCGAGCAGACGGGCCGCGCAGCGGCGGCACTGAGCGCCTATGAAACAGCTGCCGAGCATTGGTCCAGCGGCCTGTCATGGTTCGCACTCGCTAACGCCCGGTACGCCCAGGGCGACAAGGCTGCAGCTGAACGCGCACTGCGAACCAGCGTTCAGCGTGACGCGTCCTTCGCGCCTGGCTGGTTCAATCTGGGGCAGCTACTGGCGGAGCGGGGCTGCGGTACGCAGGCCTTCGCAGCGCAAGCATGCGCAACACAGCTGGCGCCTGAGGACGAGCGGTTCAAGGCGCAGCGGCCTGCTCCCCGCAACACCGCTGACGCCTGCGAGGCGGCACCGGCATGTCCCGTTCAGTGA